A section of the Schistosoma haematobium chromosome ZW, whole genome shotgun sequence genome encodes:
- the ANKRD17_1 gene encoding Ankyrin repeat domain-containing protein 17 (EggNog:ENOG410VA60~COG:T) translates to MQARKRERKRMKRKAKQEKERQVKGINQTHTDCNVDASSRSNTTAETNENKRTNQDRDEQFRVEHSPTLSRVLQHAQESSLCNQLSDAIIYDVDDKQCSAFRNPSDSLVTVVPMSPESTKLNQQIVKDVHLNSDASITNVEKSNVQHDSDSVDNSFCSQEAESNAAAVTEAKREKHRNKKQSQRAAKRAAAENNTAFDLDKVSKSPSPEIQDPINSSISPCYALSPSGDSENWNLLIESQSAHFGQYFNMGKSSNVVSDSNTWTVVVPSNSTRSQRTTVSTHVSSRVSNEMADWKTTNSSNSSYKRRLSIPVSRHDIGKVIGQGGAVVSALRNMSGIQIDIESARSDEVTERMVYLKGPSEAVQRTYETIQGLLDGSIAGNDVLLMYHALKKSSTLPSSMSLSGTALGSLTSRLNGATSVTVQNTIKSGLSNVKVINPSNRTRRTGKSVTNPVAANTTRSTSTQPTPLPVVPKPTKTPTISIPNNSSNSTFSSTTATLIPLISSGLKTTSGSTSWSSKVSNTSSSKGNFASVAAAGISTHSSRLVKPVDNQIVKSVRSQSKTTVQNLMTAPAPALSLPTTTPVSLLSLNLSPFPSSSQMFPDFIPSLSNVGDFCTDSLDEVSFPPLNPSKSTKVTQSRTATTTTIPAVTVSNMRNPSCLSNTHVSSSSVNCPVEGISFGMDKLKINTSSGDLTYMLSISVFDSPVSTVHTASVSNSFPLTTLSTTSPSNYGPLTVSPTCGVMQTSQSNTPMGSGNTHTSAYVSTPPTTTTQTKSFARAPGSERSAHQRNANVTATSVSLSLNDSFPPSLLSLDVNGNTNVSVNGGANDTTLFTPTKRAIASDIHNPDFRHDSISNHFRPDRSCEWQTSDSSAAPAPSSSAFVKNTTFSVASNTLTITSTSVSSSIIDSHSAMDSVPVVTNVSQTRDPIGSLHSMPILWSASRPDLNPNSIGFQPSFQTLNQVVPNLKASAESADSLIQASLLRNDFSNHSVPDQFQDQYSTQGAQSGVLRQMVTQASLQKSNPVGLSYLQSAHQQTQISNCSSGLNISNTQSMLPTSSTNTPLNASFRFKPPMSGTSAYLESRSTALNGFPSGFCSPSTSSMPLNNQFSSVFPMTQQQSFPLQQQLSLGPGTISALNQQTTSGLSTRLGNSSHPMINQTQLSMCSSGPGGSYTPPPFMTGYVQPSIQPVCSATSVVHPNTNYTSHLLNGFSSSSHTGTVCTPTVGAGVPLGIPSNAAQGPVQNQPVPIQPIGAERRRQANTLTSVTSSSIVYPNMSSNNNLAGPVNSAAPVVASPLATMHPQAPSPQQCSVNSNANNLLMAFTMNWMQQQQQQQHSNLVSGVSGTVNSPANWPPPMWPTNNINNNYPVTCPPMKVPPCNPNDMNIYNNSAMLPNTLPAVNGVAGHQHQQSIMAAAMAAMANIYPWNSGGGNGSGNSGILSGIPGVSTAGSNRWVCPQVSTAFPGVNPSTAQPYYQEQYPTLKPSGGN, encoded by the exons aGTTGAACATAGTCCAACACTGTCACGTGTCCTACAACATGCCCAAGAATCCTCACTATGTAACCAACTGTCAGATGCTATAATTTATGATGTAGATGACAAGCAATGTTCTGCCTTTCGTAATCCCTCTGATTCACTTGTTACTGTTGTACCAATGTCACCAGAGTCTACTAAACTTAATCAACAGATTGTAAAAGATGTACATCTTAATTCTGATGCTTCCATAACTAATGTTGAAAAATCCAATGTTCAACACGATTCTGATTCTGTTGATAACAGTTTTTGTTCACAAGAAGCTGAATCGAATGCTGCGGCTGTAACAGAAGCCAAACGTGAAAAACATCGAAACAAGAAACAAAGCCAACGAGCAGCAAAACGTGCAGCTGCCGAAAACAACACTGCTTTCGATTTGGATAAAGTCAGTAAATCACCCAGCCCAGAAATTCAGGACCCTATTAATTCCTCAATCTCTCCTTGTTACGCTCTTTCTCCAAGTGGGGATAGTGAAAACTGGAACTTGCTCATCGAGTCCCAAAGTGCTCATTTTGGTCAGTATTTTAATATGGGCAAAAGTTCGAATGTTGTCAGTGATTCAAATACATGGACTGTAGTCGTACCATCTAACAGTACGCGATCTCAACGCACTACAGTGAGTACACACGTTTCTTCGCGTGTAAGTAATGAGATGGCTGATTGGAAGACTACCAACTCTAGCAACAGTTCTTATAAACGTCGACTTTCAATTCCTGTTTCAAGGCATGATATTGGGAAAGTCATAGGTCAGGGTGGGGCAGTTGTTAGTGCCCTAAGAAATATGAGTGGGATTCAAATAGATATCGAAAGTGCGCGAAGTGATGAAGTAACAGAGCGTATGGTCTATTTGAAAGGTCCCAGCGAAGCTGTCCAGCGAACTTATGAAACGATTCAGGGACTTCTCGACGGTTCAATTGCTGGCAATGATGTCCTACTAATGTATCACGCTTTAAAAAAGTCTTCTACTCTACCATCAAGCATGTCGCTTTCTGGTACTGCTTTAGGCTCTCTTACTTCTAGGTTGAATGGTGCAACTAGTGTGACAGTCCAGAATACAATTAAAAGCGGGTTGTCTAATGTTAAGGTTATCAACCCAAGTAACAGAACTCGTAGAACTGGGAAATCTGTAACTAATCCCGTAGCTGCAAATACCACTCGATCTACCTCAACTCAACCAACTCCGCTTCCCGTAGTCCCAAAACCCACAAAAACACCCACAATATCCATCCCTAATAACAGTAGCAATAGCACGTTTTCAAGTACAACAGCTACTTTGATTCCTTTGATATCTTCCGGTCTGAAGACAACTTCTGGATCAACGAGTTGGAGTTCTAAAGTCTCAAATACCAGCTCTTCAAAGGGTAATTTCGCTTCCGTTGCTGCGGCAGGAATAAGTACTCATTCATCGCGCCTCGTTAAGCCAGTAGACAACCAGATAGTAAAAAGTGTTCGCAGTCAGTCAAAAACTACCGTTCAAAACTTAATGACTGCACCGGCTCCAGCTTTGTCATTACCAACAACAACTCCTGTTTCGTTACTATCTCTCAATTTATCTCCGTTTCCATCGAGTAGTCAAATGTTTCCAGATTTTATTCCATCGCTTTCTAATGTCGGCGATTTCTGTACTGATTCTTTAGATGAAGTTAGCTTTCCACCCTTGAATCCTTCTAAATCCACCAAAGTTACTCAATCAAGAACAGCCACGACAACAACAATACCGGCAGTAACTGTGTCAAATATGAGGAATCCGTCATGTTTATCTAACACACATGTTTCCTCTTCGTCTGTAAATTGCCCCGTCGAAGGCATTTCGTTTGGAATGGATAAACTTAAGATAAATACCTCATCTGGTGACTTAACATACATGCTTTCCATTAGTGTATTTGACAGTCCCGTTTCTACAGTTCATACAGCATCTGTCTCAAATTCATTCCCCCTAACAACGCTTTCTACCACATCACCGTCTAATTATGGACCTTTGACAGTTTCTCCTACTTGTGGAGTTATGCAGACTTCTCAGTCGAATACTCCAATGGGTTCCGGTAACACACACACTTCAGCTTATGTTTCTACACCGCCTACAACTACAACTCAAACAAAGTCATTTGCTAGGGCTCCGGGTTCTGAACGCAGCGCGCATCAAAGAAATGCAAATGTAACAGCTACTTCCGTCTCCCTTAGTCTAAACGATTCCTTCCCACCATCGCTTTTATCCTTGGATGTTAATGGTAACACAAATGTTTCCGTAAACGGCGGTGCTAATGACACTACACTTTTTACACCAACAAAGCGTGCTATCGCTTCAGACATTCACAATCCTGATTTTCGTCATGATTCAATCTCAAATCATTTTCGACCTGATAGGTCATGTGAATGGCAAACTTCTGACTCATCTGCAGCTCCTGCACCATCGTCTTCTGCATTTGTGAAGAACACTACGTTCTCAGTAGCCTCCAACACATTAACAATTACATCCACTAGTGTCAGTAGTTCGATCATCGACAGTCACTCAGCTATGGACTCTGTCCCAGTTGTTACAAACGTATCACAAACGCGCGATCCTATCGGTTCTCTCCACTCTATGCCAATATTATGGTCTGCTTCGAGACCCGATTTGAATCCCAACTCAATAGGTTTCCAACCGTCGTTCCAAACACTTAACCAAGTCGTACCAAACTTGAAGGCTAGTGCTGAATCAGCTGACTCATTAATTCAGGCTTCCTTACTCCGAAATGACTTCTCTAATCACTCTGTACCTGATCAATTTCAAGATCAATACTCTACCCAAGGAGCTCAATCTGGTGTCTTGCGTCAAATGGTCACACAAGCGTCTCTCCAGAAATCGAATCCCGTTGGATTATCATATTTACAGTCCGCTCATCAACAAACTCAGATTAGTAATTGCTCTTCAGGTTTAAACATTTCAAACACGCAAAGTATGTTGCCAACATCCTCAACAAATACTCCCCTAAATGCATCTTTCCGGTTCAAGCCTCCAATGTCTGGTACCTCTGCATATTTAGAATCACGATCTACAGCATTAAATGGTTTTCCAAGTGGTTTTTGTTCTCCATCGACTTCTTCAATGCCTTTGAATAATCAATTTTCTTCCGTTTTCCCTATGACTCAACAACAGTCATTCCCGTTACAACAGCAACTTTCTTTAGGCCCAGGTACTATTTCAGCCTTAAATCAACAGACCACAAGTGGATTATCAACTCGTTTGGGTAATTCATCACATCCTATGATTAATCAAACACAATTGTCTATGTGTTCATCTGGTCCAGGTGGATCTTACACTCCTCCTCCTTTTATGACCGGTTATGTTCAACCTAGCATCCAACCTGTGTGTAGTGCTACATCAGTCGTCCATCCAAATACAAACTATACATCTCATTTGCTTAACG GTTTCAGTTCTTCATCCCATACTGGAACAGTGTGTACTCCGACAGTAGGTGCTGGAGTCCCGTTAGGTATTCCATCAAATGCGGCACAAGGTCCTGTTCAAAACCAACCCGTTCCTATACAACCAATCGGTGCTGAACGTCGCCGACAAGCCAACACTCTCACGTCTGTCACTTCTTCGAGTATAGTTTATCCCAATATGTCGAGCAATAATAATCTAGCTGGACCTGTCAACTCAGCAGCTCCGGTTGTAGCCAGTCCCCTAGCGACGATGCATCCACAAGCTCCTTCTCCTCAACAGTGTTCCGTTAATTCCAATGCTAATAATTTGTTAATGGCGTTTACGATGAATTGGATgcagcagcaacaacaacaacaacactcaaacTTAGTTAGTGGTGTTTCTGGGACAGTAAATTCACCAGCTAACTGGCCTCCTCCCATGTGGCCTACTAACAACATAAATAATAACTATCCTGTCACCTGTCCACCCATGAAAGTTCCTCCTTGTAATCCAAATGACATGAACATCTATAACAATTCAGCTATGCTTCCAAACACTTTACCTGCTGTTAATGGAGTGGCAGGACACCAGCATCAACAATCAATAATGGCCGCAGCTATGGCGGCAATGGCAAATATATATCCTTGGAATAGTGGCGGTGGTAATGGTAGCGGAAATTCCGGTATCTTAAGTGGAATCCCTGGTGTATCAACAGCTGGCTCAAATCGTTGGGTATGTCCTCAAGTTAGCACTGCATTCCCTGGTGTCAACCCATCGACTGCACAACCGTACTACCAAGAACAATATCCTACATTAAAGCCTAGTGGTGGTaattag